One window of Nitrospinota bacterium genomic DNA carries:
- the rpmA gene encoding 50S ribosomal protein L27, whose protein sequence is MAHKKGQGSTTNGRDSIGKRLGVKRYGGQVVKAGEILVRQRGTTFHPGTNVGVGSDYTLFSKVPGVVQFEYLNRKKKKISVHTAS, encoded by the coding sequence ATGGCACATAAAAAAGGGCAAGGAAGTACGACCAATGGTCGGGATAGTATTGGCAAACGGCTGGGAGTTAAAAGATACGGCGGGCAAGTGGTGAAAGCAGGAGAAATTCTGGTTCGCCAGCGGGGGACAACTTTTCACCCCGGCACGAATGTCGGAGTGGGCAGTGATTATACCCTGTTCTCCAAAGTTCCCGGAGTGGTTCAGTTTGAATATCTGAATCGTAAAAAGAAGAAAATCAGCGTTCATACCGCCAGCTGA